In the Cloacibacillus sp. genome, one interval contains:
- the hutI gene encoding imidazolonepropionase: MMKKLYRNMRIFTPVDGGKPLAGAEQAKISEIKNGAMLVADGLIEKIGAEEEVTKGLDRSQLCFEKDFGGACVIPGFVDPHTHLCFAKRREDEFGMRLAGLPYLEILKRGGGILSSVNAVKGAAEEELFEMTKTLALSALAKGTTTIEIKSGYGLSLDLELKMLEVIRRVSFETPLDVVPTFMGAHAVPQEWKNEADRFVDEILIGEMLPKIKAQGIAEFCDVFCEEGVFSVNQSRRLLKAAKAMGFDTKIHADEVHDLGGAGLAAELATRSAEHLLAASEDNLRAMGKAGSIAVLLPATAYSLKKPYAQGRQMIDWGVPVAMATDCNPGSCFCESVPFIFGLGVMNMDLTIEEALTATTLNAAYAINRAKKLGSLEAGKQADFVVLDGETPTTLAYHAGSTSVEEVYKLGEKVA; this comes from the coding sequence ATAATGAAAAAGCTATATCGGAACATGCGCATATTCACTCCCGTTGACGGTGGTAAGCCGCTTGCGGGAGCTGAACAGGCGAAAATCTCCGAGATAAAGAATGGCGCGATGCTCGTCGCCGACGGCCTCATCGAAAAGATCGGGGCCGAGGAAGAGGTGACGAAGGGTCTCGACCGTTCGCAGCTCTGTTTTGAAAAAGATTTCGGCGGCGCCTGCGTCATTCCCGGCTTCGTCGACCCGCACACCCACCTCTGCTTTGCGAAACGCCGCGAGGACGAATTTGGGATGCGCCTTGCCGGACTGCCCTACCTTGAGATACTTAAGCGCGGCGGCGGCATACTCTCCTCCGTCAACGCCGTGAAGGGCGCGGCGGAAGAAGAGCTCTTCGAAATGACGAAGACGCTCGCTCTTTCGGCGCTCGCCAAGGGAACGACGACGATCGAGATCAAGAGCGGATACGGGCTGAGCCTCGACCTGGAGCTTAAGATGCTTGAAGTTATCCGCCGCGTCAGCTTTGAGACGCCGCTTGACGTGGTCCCCACCTTCATGGGCGCTCACGCCGTGCCGCAGGAGTGGAAGAACGAGGCCGACCGTTTTGTCGACGAGATACTCATCGGCGAGATGCTGCCGAAGATAAAGGCTCAGGGCATCGCCGAATTCTGCGACGTCTTCTGCGAAGAGGGCGTATTCTCCGTCAATCAGAGCCGCAGGCTGCTGAAGGCGGCGAAGGCGATGGGCTTTGACACGAAGATCCACGCCGACGAAGTCCACGACCTCGGCGGCGCTGGGCTTGCGGCTGAGCTGGCGACCCGTTCCGCGGAACATCTTCTCGCGGCGAGCGAGGATAACCTGCGCGCGATGGGCAAGGCCGGTTCTATCGCCGTACTGCTGCCGGCGACGGCCTACAGCCTTAAGAAGCCCTACGCGCAGGGACGGCAGATGATAGACTGGGGCGTGCCGGTGGCGATGGCCACCGACTGCAACCCCGGCTCCTGCTTCTGCGAATCGGTGCCTTTCATCTTCGGACTCGGCGTGATGAACATGGACCTCACGATAGAAGAGGCCCTCACCGCGACGACGCTCAACGCCGCCTACGCGATAAACCGCGCGAAAAAGCTGGGCAGCCTTGAGGCCGGAAAACAGGCAGACTTCGTCGTCCTCGACGGCGAGACGCCGACGACCCTCGCCTACCACGCCGGTTCGACCTCCGTCGAAGAGGTCTACAAGCTCGGGGAAAAGGTCGCCTAA